Genomic DNA from bacterium:
CGGGTCAGGGCATCTTCGCCCTCTGCGTCCCGATCCGCAGGATCGCTGGAAAAAACAGGGTGTGACGAGACCAGACGTAACTTTTCCGTGCGACCGTCAAACAGCTCCAACCAGCCGCAGTCCGCCTCCGTCACCTCGCAGGCCAAATTCACAACCACGGAGACCAACTTTTTAAAATCAAATTCACTGCTCAACGCCCGGCTGAGATGATGCAAAGAGGCGATCTGTCGGGTTTTGCGGTCAAAAAGCCGCGCAGAGGGCAACAGCGCCATCAGCGCGACGAACGCCACGGACAGATAGATAGCCAGCAGCAGCATGCCCATATCGACGAACTTGCCGAGCACCGGGCTGAACAGCGCCGCCGGATTGATCTGGTGAAATCGGACGAACAGGAGCCACTGCAGAGGAACCAGCACCAGTCCGCCGAAAAAGCAGGTCAGCTTTTGCTTTTGATTCAAATAGTTCAACCAGGAGACGCGGAAAGAGTTAAGCAGTATCAGATTGATCAGAATGAAAAGCGCGATGCCGCTGACCGCGTTGTTGTTAAAAACAAAGGAAAACCGCGCGCTGAAATTTTCAAAGTTGCGGAAATTGATCACCGCATACAGCAACAGGAAGAATATGAGCAGATGGAAATTGCGCGCGGTGTAGCGCTGTTGCTTGATGAACATCAGATTACGCAGTGTGCCGATGCCCACGAGAACAAAGACGATGGCCAACAGAGTCCACGCCAGAATGTACAGATAGGCGCCGGAGTTTGCATAGAGCGAGCTCTCGTTCACCATGCGCGACTGGATGCTAAAGATATCGAGGTTGGTGATCAGCAGCGCGGTAAAAATGACCCCTACCAGCAGAAACAGCGAACGCAGGCCGCGCATCACATTGCGGTCCGACGCCCACCGCTGTCGATACACGATCGGCAACGACAGCAACAGCCCCACCACCACGAACGCCTCGCGCGTATACACCGTCGGCATGACGTTCAACCACCCAGCCAGCATCATCAGATCCAAAAGCACCGCCATCGCCAGCAAAGCCGCCGGCAACAGCAGGGCGAGCACAGCCGGATTTTTTAATTGCATCTTGATCATTCGGTGATCCGAACAAGTACCATGGTCATGTCGTCGTGTTGCAGCCCGTGTCCGATAAAAGCCTGCATCTGCTTCTTGAACACGGAAAGAAGCTGTTCAGCCGACGCGCCGTCGTTTTCCATCAGCAGCTGGGCCAACCGCTCTTCGCCGAACTCTTCCTGCCTGTGGTTCCGCGCCTCGGTAAAGCCGTCGGTGTAGAACGCGAATAGATCTCCCGGTCGAAGCGGCACGGTTTTCTCCTCCAGGATGCGGTCAAACAGCTCGCCGCGTTCCAAACCCAGCGCCAGGCCACCGGGCGTCAGGGCGGTGCACGTCTGTTCTCGCAGATGAAGGATCGGATTATGGCCTGCGCGGACAAACGTCAATGTGCGGGCCTGCATGTCAAACACACCGTAGATCATGCTGATAAAATGGTTCCGATCCACATTCTCCCAAAACAA
This window encodes:
- a CDS encoding SpoIIE family protein phosphatase, with translation MIKMQLKNPAVLALLLPAALLAMAVLLDLMMLAGWLNVMPTVYTREAFVVVGLLLSLPIVYRQRWASDRNVMRGLRSLFLLVGVIFTALLITNLDIFSIQSRMVNESSLYANSGAYLYILAWTLLAIVFVLVGIGTLRNLMFIKQQRYTARNFHLLIFFLLLYAVINFRNFENFSARFSFVFNNNAVSGIALFILINLILLNSFRVSWLNYLNQKQKLTCFFGGLVLVPLQWLLFVRFHQINPAALFSPVLGKFVDMGMLLLAIYLSVAFVALMALLPSARLFDRKTRQIASLHHLSRALSSEFDFKKLVSVVVNLACEVTEADCGWLELFDGRTEKLRLVSSHPVFSSDPADRDAEGEDALTRRLLAQREPLLINDVTKSPYAAELSFWKSDLFSLVAVPLTAPEKVLGFLFVCKRLEYGFEQEDASILRAFGEQVVVAIENVRLVESSLEKERLEQELRIAQEAQRKLLPRVMPRSDEFEIYARCLTANEVGGDYYDFFSLARDRVGVVVGDVSGKGASAAFYMAELKGIMEALARHELSPKRLLALANETLYSNIQRDIFITVVYGILDPIQRSFTFCRAGHTPVLLLRRNSDRVLVKEPGGIGLALDRSGLFTDTLEESRLTLAAGDLLLLYTDGAIEARNEAGEEFGEQRLYEAVKHCQQMEARDCIDCLMHEIEMHTGSASAFDDLTLVAIKMK
- a CDS encoding serine/threonine-protein phosphatase, which produces AVGDVSGKGISAAFYMTLTKGFLRSLTRTVDPPARVMSEINRLFWENVDRNHFISMIYGVFDMQARTLTFVRAGHNPILHLREQTCTALTPGGLALGLERGELFDRILEEKTVPLRPGDLFAFYTDGFTEARNHRQEEFGEERLAQLLMENDGASAEQLLSVFKKQMQAFIGHGLQHDDMTMVLVRITE